The following proteins are co-located in the Larimichthys crocea isolate SSNF unplaced genomic scaffold, L_crocea_2.0 scaffold97, whole genome shotgun sequence genome:
- the tmcc1a gene encoding transmembrane and coiled-coil domains protein 1 isoform X7: protein MKLLPHKKQTSNRSAGMRGLTTNKIDRLEVSGLGQTPLAVSCGADSSFPGGEDSTPDPQRTKQAIAQLQQKILKLTEQIKIEQTARDDNVAEYLKLANNADKQQSTRIKQVFEKKNQKSAQTIQQLQRKLEHYHRKLREVEHNGIPRQPKDVLRDMQQGLKDVGAKVTGFSEGVVDSVKGGLSSFSHATHSAAGAVVSKPREIASLIRNKFGSADNIPSLKDSLDDPSVEEGVTGAGGRSLGNAGHHLQPSPKYGSEDDCSSATSGSAGANSTTGAPGGPPSSKGNTLERSQSSSLDMLLQEVQELREGQARLEESLDGFKNHYQREYTVVMQALQEERFRCERLEEQLNDLTELHQNEILNLKQELASMEEKIAYQSYERARDIQEALEACQTRISKMELQQQQQQVVQLEGLENATARTLLGKLINVLLALMAVLLVFVSTVANCVVPLMKTRSRSLSTLLLILLLAFLWRNWDALSGYTHRALQPPG from the exons ATCGACCGGCTGGAGGTGAGTGGGCTTGGCCAAACACCCCTCGCTGTTTCATGTGGGGCGGACAGTTCATTCCCTGGAGGTGAAGATAGCACCCCAGACCCTCAGCGCACTAAACAAGCTATTGCCCAGCTACAGCAGAAAATCCTTAAGCTCACAGAGCAGATTAAGATCGAGCAGACAGCCAGGGATGACAATGTTGCTGAGTACCTCAAACTGGCCAACAATGCTGACAAACAGCAAAGCACACGCATCAAACAG GTTTTTGAGAAAAAGAACCAGAAGTCGGCACAGACCATCCAGCAGCTGCAAAGGAAACTGGAACACTACCACCGGAAGCTGCGAGAAGTGGAGCATAACGGTATCCCACGCCAGCCCAAGGATGTTCTGCGGGACATGCAGCAGGGCCTGAAGGATGTCGGAGCCAAAGTCACAGGCTTCAGTGAAGGCGTGGTGGACAGCGTAAAGGGAGGCCTCTCCAGCTTCTCCCATGCCACTCACTCGGCTGCCGGCGCGGTCGTCTCCAAACCTCGGGAGATTGCCTCGCTGATTCGCAACAAATTTGGCAGCGCAGACAACATCCCCTCGCTCAAAGACTCTCTAGACGACCCCTCAGTGGAAGAAGGTGTGACGGGGGCTGGCGGACGCTCACTAGGCAATGCTGGGCATCACCTCCAGCCTAGTCCCAAGTACGGCAGTGAGGATGACTGCTCAAGTGCTACGTCAGGCTCAGCGGGGGCCAACAGCACCACAGGGGCCCCTGGAGGTCCACCCAGTTCTAAGGGCAATACACTGGAGAGGAGCCAGAGCTCCAGCCTGgacatgctgctgcaggaggTGCAGGAGCTGAGGGAAGGCCAAGCGAGGCTGGAGGAGAGCCTTGATGGTTTTAAGAACCACTATCAGAGAGAATACACCGTTGTAATGCAAGCACTGCAGGAGGAACGTTTCAG GTGTGAGCGTCTAGAGGAGCAGCTGAATGACCTGACCGAGCTTCACCAGAATGAGATCCTAAACCTCAAACAGGAGTTGGCCAGCATGGAGGAGAAGATCGCCTACCAGTCGTATGAGCGAGCCAGAGACATACAG GAGGCGTTGGAGGCCTGTCAGACCAGGATCTCTaagatggagctgcagcagcagcaacagcaggtaGTCCAGTTGGAGGGGCTGGAAAATGCCACAGCCCGGACCCTCCTGGGAAAACTTATCAATGTGCTGCTGGCCCTTATGGCTGTCCTTCTGGTCTTTGTCTCAACTGTGGCCAACTGTGTGGTCCCCCTGATGAAGACGCGCTCGCGCTCACTCTCgaccctcctcctcatcctcctgctgGCCTTCTTGTGGAGAAACTGGGACGCTCTCTCGGGGTACACACACCGTGCTCTACAGCCACCAGGATGA
- the tmcc1a gene encoding transmembrane and coiled-coil domains protein 1 isoform X10 gives MVQRFSLRRQYSKIDRLEVSGLGQTPLAVSCGADSSFPGGEDSTPDPQRTKQAIAQLQQKILKLTEQIKIEQTARDDNVAEYLKLANNADKQQSTRIKQVFEKKNQKSAQTIQQLQRKLEHYHRKLREVEHNGIPRQPKDVLRDMQQGLKDVGAKVTGFSEGVVDSVKGGLSSFSHATHSAAGAVVSKPREIASLIRNKFGSADNIPSLKDSLDDPSVEEGVTGAGGRSLGNAGHHLQPSPKYGSEDDCSSATSGSAGANSTTGAPGGPPSSKGNTLERSQSSSLDMLLQEVQELREGQARLEESLDGFKNHYQREYTVVMQALQEERFRCERLEEQLNDLTELHQNEILNLKQELASMEEKIAYQSYERARDIQEALEACQTRISKMELQQQQQQVVQLEGLENATARTLLGKLINVLLALMAVLLVFVSTVANCVVPLMKTRSRSLSTLLLILLLAFLWRNWDALSGYTHRALQPPG, from the exons ATCGACCGGCTGGAGGTGAGTGGGCTTGGCCAAACACCCCTCGCTGTTTCATGTGGGGCGGACAGTTCATTCCCTGGAGGTGAAGATAGCACCCCAGACCCTCAGCGCACTAAACAAGCTATTGCCCAGCTACAGCAGAAAATCCTTAAGCTCACAGAGCAGATTAAGATCGAGCAGACAGCCAGGGATGACAATGTTGCTGAGTACCTCAAACTGGCCAACAATGCTGACAAACAGCAAAGCACACGCATCAAACAG GTTTTTGAGAAAAAGAACCAGAAGTCGGCACAGACCATCCAGCAGCTGCAAAGGAAACTGGAACACTACCACCGGAAGCTGCGAGAAGTGGAGCATAACGGTATCCCACGCCAGCCCAAGGATGTTCTGCGGGACATGCAGCAGGGCCTGAAGGATGTCGGAGCCAAAGTCACAGGCTTCAGTGAAGGCGTGGTGGACAGCGTAAAGGGAGGCCTCTCCAGCTTCTCCCATGCCACTCACTCGGCTGCCGGCGCGGTCGTCTCCAAACCTCGGGAGATTGCCTCGCTGATTCGCAACAAATTTGGCAGCGCAGACAACATCCCCTCGCTCAAAGACTCTCTAGACGACCCCTCAGTGGAAGAAGGTGTGACGGGGGCTGGCGGACGCTCACTAGGCAATGCTGGGCATCACCTCCAGCCTAGTCCCAAGTACGGCAGTGAGGATGACTGCTCAAGTGCTACGTCAGGCTCAGCGGGGGCCAACAGCACCACAGGGGCCCCTGGAGGTCCACCCAGTTCTAAGGGCAATACACTGGAGAGGAGCCAGAGCTCCAGCCTGgacatgctgctgcaggaggTGCAGGAGCTGAGGGAAGGCCAAGCGAGGCTGGAGGAGAGCCTTGATGGTTTTAAGAACCACTATCAGAGAGAATACACCGTTGTAATGCAAGCACTGCAGGAGGAACGTTTCAG GTGTGAGCGTCTAGAGGAGCAGCTGAATGACCTGACCGAGCTTCACCAGAATGAGATCCTAAACCTCAAACAGGAGTTGGCCAGCATGGAGGAGAAGATCGCCTACCAGTCGTATGAGCGAGCCAGAGACATACAG GAGGCGTTGGAGGCCTGTCAGACCAGGATCTCTaagatggagctgcagcagcagcaacagcaggtaGTCCAGTTGGAGGGGCTGGAAAATGCCACAGCCCGGACCCTCCTGGGAAAACTTATCAATGTGCTGCTGGCCCTTATGGCTGTCCTTCTGGTCTTTGTCTCAACTGTGGCCAACTGTGTGGTCCCCCTGATGAAGACGCGCTCGCGCTCACTCTCgaccctcctcctcatcctcctgctgGCCTTCTTGTGGAGAAACTGGGACGCTCTCTCGGGGTACACACACCGTGCTCTACAGCCACCAGGATGA
- the tmcc1a gene encoding transmembrane and coiled-coil domains protein 1 isoform X8, with protein sequence MEVILNLVTADTSPLPSPTTIDRLEVSGLGQTPLAVSCGADSSFPGGEDSTPDPQRTKQAIAQLQQKILKLTEQIKIEQTARDDNVAEYLKLANNADKQQSTRIKQVFEKKNQKSAQTIQQLQRKLEHYHRKLREVEHNGIPRQPKDVLRDMQQGLKDVGAKVTGFSEGVVDSVKGGLSSFSHATHSAAGAVVSKPREIASLIRNKFGSADNIPSLKDSLDDPSVEEGVTGAGGRSLGNAGHHLQPSPKYGSEDDCSSATSGSAGANSTTGAPGGPPSSKGNTLERSQSSSLDMLLQEVQELREGQARLEESLDGFKNHYQREYTVVMQALQEERFRCERLEEQLNDLTELHQNEILNLKQELASMEEKIAYQSYERARDIQEALEACQTRISKMELQQQQQQVVQLEGLENATARTLLGKLINVLLALMAVLLVFVSTVANCVVPLMKTRSRSLSTLLLILLLAFLWRNWDALSGYTHRALQPPG encoded by the exons ATCGACCGGCTGGAGGTGAGTGGGCTTGGCCAAACACCCCTCGCTGTTTCATGTGGGGCGGACAGTTCATTCCCTGGAGGTGAAGATAGCACCCCAGACCCTCAGCGCACTAAACAAGCTATTGCCCAGCTACAGCAGAAAATCCTTAAGCTCACAGAGCAGATTAAGATCGAGCAGACAGCCAGGGATGACAATGTTGCTGAGTACCTCAAACTGGCCAACAATGCTGACAAACAGCAAAGCACACGCATCAAACAG GTTTTTGAGAAAAAGAACCAGAAGTCGGCACAGACCATCCAGCAGCTGCAAAGGAAACTGGAACACTACCACCGGAAGCTGCGAGAAGTGGAGCATAACGGTATCCCACGCCAGCCCAAGGATGTTCTGCGGGACATGCAGCAGGGCCTGAAGGATGTCGGAGCCAAAGTCACAGGCTTCAGTGAAGGCGTGGTGGACAGCGTAAAGGGAGGCCTCTCCAGCTTCTCCCATGCCACTCACTCGGCTGCCGGCGCGGTCGTCTCCAAACCTCGGGAGATTGCCTCGCTGATTCGCAACAAATTTGGCAGCGCAGACAACATCCCCTCGCTCAAAGACTCTCTAGACGACCCCTCAGTGGAAGAAGGTGTGACGGGGGCTGGCGGACGCTCACTAGGCAATGCTGGGCATCACCTCCAGCCTAGTCCCAAGTACGGCAGTGAGGATGACTGCTCAAGTGCTACGTCAGGCTCAGCGGGGGCCAACAGCACCACAGGGGCCCCTGGAGGTCCACCCAGTTCTAAGGGCAATACACTGGAGAGGAGCCAGAGCTCCAGCCTGgacatgctgctgcaggaggTGCAGGAGCTGAGGGAAGGCCAAGCGAGGCTGGAGGAGAGCCTTGATGGTTTTAAGAACCACTATCAGAGAGAATACACCGTTGTAATGCAAGCACTGCAGGAGGAACGTTTCAG GTGTGAGCGTCTAGAGGAGCAGCTGAATGACCTGACCGAGCTTCACCAGAATGAGATCCTAAACCTCAAACAGGAGTTGGCCAGCATGGAGGAGAAGATCGCCTACCAGTCGTATGAGCGAGCCAGAGACATACAG GAGGCGTTGGAGGCCTGTCAGACCAGGATCTCTaagatggagctgcagcagcagcaacagcaggtaGTCCAGTTGGAGGGGCTGGAAAATGCCACAGCCCGGACCCTCCTGGGAAAACTTATCAATGTGCTGCTGGCCCTTATGGCTGTCCTTCTGGTCTTTGTCTCAACTGTGGCCAACTGTGTGGTCCCCCTGATGAAGACGCGCTCGCGCTCACTCTCgaccctcctcctcatcctcctgctgGCCTTCTTGTGGAGAAACTGGGACGCTCTCTCGGGGTACACACACCGTGCTCTACAGCCACCAGGATGA
- the tmcc1a gene encoding transmembrane and coiled-coil domains protein 1 isoform X9: MHWEQFLRLTNGKIDRLEVSGLGQTPLAVSCGADSSFPGGEDSTPDPQRTKQAIAQLQQKILKLTEQIKIEQTARDDNVAEYLKLANNADKQQSTRIKQVFEKKNQKSAQTIQQLQRKLEHYHRKLREVEHNGIPRQPKDVLRDMQQGLKDVGAKVTGFSEGVVDSVKGGLSSFSHATHSAAGAVVSKPREIASLIRNKFGSADNIPSLKDSLDDPSVEEGVTGAGGRSLGNAGHHLQPSPKYGSEDDCSSATSGSAGANSTTGAPGGPPSSKGNTLERSQSSSLDMLLQEVQELREGQARLEESLDGFKNHYQREYTVVMQALQEERFRCERLEEQLNDLTELHQNEILNLKQELASMEEKIAYQSYERARDIQEALEACQTRISKMELQQQQQQVVQLEGLENATARTLLGKLINVLLALMAVLLVFVSTVANCVVPLMKTRSRSLSTLLLILLLAFLWRNWDALSGYTHRALQPPG, translated from the exons ATGCACTGGGAACAATTTCTCCGTTTGACGAATGGAAAG ATCGACCGGCTGGAGGTGAGTGGGCTTGGCCAAACACCCCTCGCTGTTTCATGTGGGGCGGACAGTTCATTCCCTGGAGGTGAAGATAGCACCCCAGACCCTCAGCGCACTAAACAAGCTATTGCCCAGCTACAGCAGAAAATCCTTAAGCTCACAGAGCAGATTAAGATCGAGCAGACAGCCAGGGATGACAATGTTGCTGAGTACCTCAAACTGGCCAACAATGCTGACAAACAGCAAAGCACACGCATCAAACAG GTTTTTGAGAAAAAGAACCAGAAGTCGGCACAGACCATCCAGCAGCTGCAAAGGAAACTGGAACACTACCACCGGAAGCTGCGAGAAGTGGAGCATAACGGTATCCCACGCCAGCCCAAGGATGTTCTGCGGGACATGCAGCAGGGCCTGAAGGATGTCGGAGCCAAAGTCACAGGCTTCAGTGAAGGCGTGGTGGACAGCGTAAAGGGAGGCCTCTCCAGCTTCTCCCATGCCACTCACTCGGCTGCCGGCGCGGTCGTCTCCAAACCTCGGGAGATTGCCTCGCTGATTCGCAACAAATTTGGCAGCGCAGACAACATCCCCTCGCTCAAAGACTCTCTAGACGACCCCTCAGTGGAAGAAGGTGTGACGGGGGCTGGCGGACGCTCACTAGGCAATGCTGGGCATCACCTCCAGCCTAGTCCCAAGTACGGCAGTGAGGATGACTGCTCAAGTGCTACGTCAGGCTCAGCGGGGGCCAACAGCACCACAGGGGCCCCTGGAGGTCCACCCAGTTCTAAGGGCAATACACTGGAGAGGAGCCAGAGCTCCAGCCTGgacatgctgctgcaggaggTGCAGGAGCTGAGGGAAGGCCAAGCGAGGCTGGAGGAGAGCCTTGATGGTTTTAAGAACCACTATCAGAGAGAATACACCGTTGTAATGCAAGCACTGCAGGAGGAACGTTTCAG GTGTGAGCGTCTAGAGGAGCAGCTGAATGACCTGACCGAGCTTCACCAGAATGAGATCCTAAACCTCAAACAGGAGTTGGCCAGCATGGAGGAGAAGATCGCCTACCAGTCGTATGAGCGAGCCAGAGACATACAG GAGGCGTTGGAGGCCTGTCAGACCAGGATCTCTaagatggagctgcagcagcagcaacagcaggtaGTCCAGTTGGAGGGGCTGGAAAATGCCACAGCCCGGACCCTCCTGGGAAAACTTATCAATGTGCTGCTGGCCCTTATGGCTGTCCTTCTGGTCTTTGTCTCAACTGTGGCCAACTGTGTGGTCCCCCTGATGAAGACGCGCTCGCGCTCACTCTCgaccctcctcctcatcctcctgctgGCCTTCTTGTGGAGAAACTGGGACGCTCTCTCGGGGTACACACACCGTGCTCTACAGCCACCAGGATGA